The following is a genomic window from Geoalkalibacter halelectricus.
GGAAACACCAGCTCCTTTTCCGCCAGCCGGATGCACTCCTTTTCGTACATGCCGAACAGCTCGAAGAGCATGGCGGTGTCGGCCACTTCAAAATTGTAGGTGGAGAACTCCACCTCGGTCTGATGATGCACGTCGCCGTAGCGAATGCCCTTGACCCATTCGAGGTCATAGACGTTGTCGACCCCTTGCAGGTACATGGCGATGCGCTCGATGCCGTAGGTGATTTCCCCCGAGACGGGTTTGAGGTCGATGCCGCCGGCCTGCTGGAAGTAGGTGAACTGGGTGATCTCCATGCCGTCGAGCCACACCTCCCAGCCCAGGCCCCAGGCGCCCAGGGTGGGCGATTCCCAGTCGTCCTCGACGAAGCGGATGTCGTGCCGGGACGGGTCGATGCCGAAGCTGCGCAGGGAATCGAGATAGAGGTCCTGGATGTTCATGGGCGAGGGCTTGAGAATCACCTGAAACTGGTAGTAGTGCTGCAGGCGGTTGGGATTTTCTCCGTAGCGACCGTCGGTGGGTCGGCGCGAAGGCTCGACGTAGGCGACGTTCCAGGGCTCGGGGCCGAGGACGCGCAAAAAGGTGGCGGGATTGAAGGTGCCGGCGCCCTTCTCCAGGTCATAGGGCTGCTGGATGATGCATCCCTGCTCGGCCCAATAGTTCTGTAGAGCCAGGATCAGTTCTTGAAAAGTCACGCTGCCTCCGGAAGAAAACGAGATGAAATTCGTATACTGTATACAAAAAATACAGGAGGAAAAGGGTAGCCCACAAAAACCCCGCTGTCAAGGGCGAAAACCTCGGAAAAATCCCATATTACCTGGCCTCGCGAGCCTCGGGCGCGACCAGGAATCGCTCCAGAAACACCAGGGTGCGCAAGGGTCGGTGCAGATGCAGGCGCAGGCAGTCCGACAACGCCGCGCTGCCCTCACGCAAGCTCTGCTCTCCGAAGCGAAATCCGCGAAACGCGTCCTGCGGTGTTTTCAGGCAGCGCGCCAGGGTGCCCAGGGTCAGGGGCGAGAGGCGCAAGACCGCGCCGGCGCCGCAATCCAGACACAAGCGCCCGCCGCGCGTCGCATCGAACAGCACCTCCCCATCGCCCGTGCAACCACAGGACGCGCAGTGCAGCAGATGCGGCACATAGCCCGCCGCCCACAGCAGGCGCAGCTCCAGCAGCAGCCTCAGGGCGGCGGGATCTTCGCCGCCCTGCGCCGCCGCGTCGAGAAAGGCGCCCAGCACATCGAACACCTCCGGGTGAGGCTCGCCGTCGCCAAACAGCTCCTCCACCAGTTCGCAGCCGTAGGCGGCCAGGGTTAGGGCATCAAGGCGCGCGCGCAGACCCGCGCGCAGATCCTCGAGTTCGACCTCGCGCAAGTTCGCCAAGCCCTCGGCGGAGTTTCTCTGCCATTGCACGCGCACCCCGGCAAAGGGCTCCAGCGCCGCGCCGAAACGCCGCCGACTGCTGCGCGCGTTGCGCGCAAAGCCTTTGAAGAGACCCAGATCGCGGGCGTAGAAAATCACGATGCGATCGGCCTCGCCATAATCGATGTGACGTAAAACGATGGCTTCGGAGGTGTGAATCCGCATAATTCAAGACCAGGGAGTTTGCCGCGAGAAGTCCGCCTCCATCCAGACAGGGCGGGCACCCGAAAAGGTGCGTTCACTGTAAAAGCCCCACCGCAAGAACACCAGCTTTTTTTGCCCAACCCCGGCCGTGCCGCCCCGCCTCCCGTTGCATCACTTGCCCTGCCGAACCTCGGCCCCAAACCAAGCACAAGATGACACAATCAAGATGTCTTCTAATCGCGAAATTATATTTTTCACGGAATGCCGTTTTCTGTTTGACAGAGGATCAGTCCGTGTTAAATGACAGAAACGCGTCAGGAGGGAACCCAAACAATTGGAGGGGATTTATGAAAAACAACCTTTTCACAACAGCTGCCGCCATCGTTCTTCTCGGACTCTTCACCCCGGCTGCCGGCCTGGCATCCACATGCATCGACTTCAAGGGCGAATCAAGCACCAACAGCCTCAGCGGTGTCATGACCCTGGGCTCGGCCCAACTCCAGGGCAATCGGGGCTTCAGGCTGCGCTGCGGCGTCCAAGGGGTTCTGCAGGGGTTCAACGAACAAGACGGCTCCCTGTATTTCCGCCACACCGTCGCCTGCGACGATCACACTCTCTTCATTCTGGACTCCCACACCCACATCAAGGTCGACGGCGACTGCCAGGACCAGGGCCTTTCAGGAATCACGGGCAGCTTCACGGAAAAGTCCACCATGGTCGGCGTTGACGGCCCCTACACGGGCTGGACGGGCACGGCGCGGATGACGGGAAAGATTGACTGCGAATGGAACCGCATGCAAATAAGCGGTAAAATCTGCGCCCCTTAGCCCCTGCGACCAAGAGGCCCTTGCCGAACCTGGCCGCCGGCAAGGGCCTTTTTTGACCAAGGACCAAGGACAAATGACCAAGGACTCCTGAACTACCGCAGGTAGCTCAGGAACATCGTCGCCGTCCCGAAATAGATCAGGATGCCGGTGATGTCGTTGGCGGTCTGCACGAAGGGGCTCGACGCGATGGCCGGGTCGATGCCGATTCTCTTGAAAAAGGTAGGCGCCAGCACCCCGGTCGAGGCCGCCACGCTCATGGCCGTCACCATGGCCAGTCCCACCACCAGCCCCAGGTAGGGATTGCCGTGCCAGATCAGCGCCACGATGCCGACCACCAGGCCGCACACCGCGCCCATGATCACCCCGACCCGCAACTCCTTGAAAAAGACCTGGCGCAGAGTGGAGGAATCGATGCGCCCGGTGGCGAAACCACGCACCACGATGGTCGCCGACTGCCCGCCGACGTTGCCGCCCATGCCGGTGATGACCGGCACGAAGGACACCAGGGCGATGATCTCTTCCAGGGTCGCCCGGAACAGC
Proteins encoded in this region:
- the recO gene encoding DNA repair protein RecO: MRIHTSEAIVLRHIDYGEADRIVIFYARDLGLFKGFARNARSSRRRFGAALEPFAGVRVQWQRNSAEGLANLREVELEDLRAGLRARLDALTLAAYGCELVEELFGDGEPHPEVFDVLGAFLDAAAQGGEDPAALRLLLELRLLWAAGYVPHLLHCASCGCTGDGEVLFDATRGGRLCLDCGAGAVLRLSPLTLGTLARCLKTPQDAFRGFRFGEQSLREGSAALSDCLRLHLHRPLRTLVFLERFLVAPEAREAR
- the glyQ gene encoding glycine--tRNA ligase subunit alpha encodes the protein MTFQELILALQNYWAEQGCIIQQPYDLEKGAGTFNPATFLRVLGPEPWNVAYVEPSRRPTDGRYGENPNRLQHYYQFQVILKPSPMNIQDLYLDSLRSFGIDPSRHDIRFVEDDWESPTLGAWGLGWEVWLDGMEITQFTYFQQAGGIDLKPVSGEITYGIERIAMYLQGVDNVYDLEWVKGIRYGDVHHQTEVEFSTYNFEVADTAMLFELFGMYEKECIRLAEKELVFPAYDFVLKCSHTFNLLDARGAISVTERANYIGRVRNLARLCAQGYVAQREKLGYPLLKQG